In a single window of the Notamacropus eugenii isolate mMacEug1 chromosome 4, mMacEug1.pri_v2, whole genome shotgun sequence genome:
- the LOC140500927 gene encoding small ribosomal subunit protein uS11-like, which yields MALLKGKEKKEEQVISLGPQVAEGENVFGVCHIFAFFSNTLVHVADFSGKETICRVTGGMKVKADRDESSPYAAMLAAQDVAQKCKELGITALHIKLRATRGNRTKTPGPGAQSALRALAHSGMKIRQIEDVTPIPSDSTHRKGGHCL from the coding sequence ATGGCACTTCtcaaggggaaggaaaagaaggaagagcagGTCATCAGCCTTGGACCTCAAGTTGCAGAAGGAGAGAATGTGTTTGGTGTCTGCCATATCTTTGCTTTCTTCAGCAACACCCTTGTCCATGTGGCTGATTTCTCTGGCAAAGAAACTATCTGTCGAGTAACTGGTGGGATGAAGGTCAAGGCTGACAGAGATGAGTCTTCCCCCTATGCTGCTATGTTGGCTGCTCAGGATGTTGCCCAGAAATGTAAAGAACTAGGCATCACTGCCCTTCACATCAAACTTCGGGCCACAAGGGGAAATAGGACTAAGACCCCTGGCCCTGGTGCACAGTCAGCCCTGAGAGCCCTGGCACATTCTGGAATGAAGATCAGGCAGATTGAGGATGTCACTCCAATCCCCTCTGACAGTACTCACAGAAAGGGTGGTCACTGTCTGTGA